In Schistocerca gregaria isolate iqSchGreg1 chromosome 9, iqSchGreg1.2, whole genome shotgun sequence, a single genomic region encodes these proteins:
- the LOC126291508 gene encoding speckle-type POZ protein B-like gives MFTLKYEISLVCSVQQCGVAVKPAPQSDLKKDQHSLLESGSSADFKLCTGNVETGAHRAILAARSPFFARVLRLDSKVSKESQLEGPDVKPEVLAEILHYIYTGSVKNLGDSTAELLAAAHRFELCDLNVECATHLSWLLTVDNAVTTLQLSVPLRTSAANC, from the coding sequence ATGTTTACAttaaaatatgaaatcagtttggTGTGTTCAGTGCAGCAGTGTGGAGTAGCAGTTAAGCCAGCACCGCAGTCTGATCTCAAAAAGGATCAGCATTCCCTGCTAGAGTCTGGAAGTTCTGCAGATTTTAAATTGTGTACCGGGAACGTGGAGACAGGAGCACACAGAGCGATACTGGCAGCACGTAGCCCCTTCTTCGCCCGCGTGCTGCGGCTCGACTCTAAGGTGTCGAAGGAGAGCCAGTTGGAGGGCCCAGATGTGAAGCCCGAAGTGTTGGCTGAGATTCTGCATTATATATACACTGGAAGTGTGAAAAATCTGGGTGACTCCACAGCAGAACTACTAGCGGCAGCTCACAGGTTTGAGCTTTGCGACCTGAATGTAGAGTGCGCCACTCACCTATCGTGGCTGCTCACGGTGGATAATGCTGTCACTACACTACAGCTGTCTGTGCCATTGAGAACCAGTGCGGCAAATTGTTAA